The segment TGTCattctctctcgcctctctcactttatacaaacacaaatgtataaattgtatttatatttgtataaagagCGAGAAAAttctatatacaaatataaatacatgtatATTTGTCATGTACacttataatcataaaataCAATTCTTCATCTATCCAattctcttttatctttttttctttctcgttttatacaaatataaattatacaaatacaatgtATAACTTGTgtttctttaaaatgaaaaagagatttgtgtaaaaatttatctttatacaaaattacagttacatattcatgtacaaaatttatatttgaatacATCTAATAGGCATATACATATACGACTAAAAATCATATTAGAAAACATATACTTATACAACTTACGACTTACAATTGTATGCAAAAATGCAGTTGctacatatacatatttatatttagatgcatataataaacaaataaaatcacaACAAAAAACACAGTGACACGACGTACAGCCAagtaagttttttattttgtatacaGATTCCAAGTATATACTTATgcaattgatttttatgtttgagtataccaaaatatacatattaatagtcatagcaaacataaaatttgttatggATCACAATTATGCAAGCTAcagttataacatacaaatatatttttacgtttgctaaatttaaaatttgaaattgtatgaaatagcaaatcattaattcatattaaatgttatagtcatagtttattttgattgtaaTTCGTAGcaaacatttcaatttttttgtcacCTGATTCGGTATACAATTAGCCAATTTATATATTTCGGTATAAAATGTGtgttgtgtttgtataaaacgagagaatagtgtatatacatatacaaatacatatattttcgtctgatacacttataattatataaatacagatcttattaaataattaacaatGTATAAATAAACTATACCAAATTGaacaatttgtataaaatttgatttttctagcgaactatacaaattaaaagtttcataacaaacataaaatttgttatgtAGCACAATTATATAGGCTATAATTATCACATACAAATATaacttttatatttgttatgcGTGAAAGTTACTTTTATGAGCTAAAGTAGGCATCTACAGTTAAAGCTACTTTTTatgaattacttttttaattcactattgttacaaaatttattcaatttacaAATTATAAGATGCTCTTTCGTTTGCAtcatgtttagttttttttctaatttaactttaatatgTGTGTGATGCAtctttaattcatgtttaatttattttataatttattatgtcTCTCATTTCGTTACGattatattacttatttatCGAGTTATTAACTTTTCCAAATATTACTCAAAAACAATATTATTGTTACATCTCCAACCAAATTGAGGTTGATTACATGTATCGTTACTGACCATGTCATCACAGTATTTAAGTTCACCTCACCCATATATTATCCAACAAAGTTATGATACGTCTTTACTTATTTTAAGCATGATAAGGTCAAACTATGTTATGTCATCCTTTTGGAGTCCGCACAAATTGGTTCTTAGCATGAAATTGATGTCAATTATCCTACTTTCCTTTTCCTTATAAACTACATTATGCATcacaatttttgttaatattccACCATATCTGGTAATATTTAATCATCAAGGttaaagagaaacaaaaataaagatattaacGGTTTACTATAACTTATTTTACTTAGTTGCTTCTCTTTCTTTTGAAAGATCGAAAAAAGCTCATAGTCTATGTTGGTTTGAAAGTAATCATAACCTCATGCGAAAGCTTCTAATTGCAAATCATAACGGTGATAAATTAGATGACAAATAAAACTATACTAATAtgcataatattattatatgatttggTCATTTGACCTacatataaagttaaaaaataatataaagagaaaTTTTCCTACATTGTAAATGTTATTATCTTTTTGATATgaaaaaagtgatttttaacgaatataatttaaatattttcatgtaacaaaaaaactaaatatgaaagataaatatcttttttttttcaataaaaacaattatgataaaattttgattttcttcaagaaagaataaataaaactcaaacatgattaaaaaaatcagaCAAAACCCtaagaaatttaataatacGTTTTTGGATTTAATCGGAATTTGCCCTCCATTTGTGTATGTTTACAATGGCGGGAACTTTTGGCGCTATTCTGCATTTTCTGGTTGTATATTACCTCCACATCAATATTTATCCGCAAACTTGAAACCCTTGTTACGCCGCTCTTACAATTTCTCCTTCCGAAGCTTCtctacttcaaaaaaaaaatggctGCAAATGGCATAGCTTCCTCTGCTCTCTTCTTCCGCGTCAAAAAGCTCTCTGATAACGCTGTTCTGCCCTCCAGAGGCTCTCCTCTCTCTGCTGGTTATGATCTATCCAGGtttcccctttttctttttttgatgtatttagacttcacaaaattgatgttttcccaaaaaaatttgtatgtGTTTGATTAATTCAACCTTTTGGGATCTGATTTATTTCTTCTGTTTTTGTTGCAGTGCAACAGAGATGAAAGTGCCTGCCAGGGGAAAGGCTCTAGTACCTACAGATCTTAGTATTGCCGTTCCTGAAGGAACATATGCCCGTATAGGTATATTCTTGCCCCTTTTTTCACTATGATTGGTACAATTTGACGAAAAATGATGAGATAGTATAGTATCGAACTAATTGCCCGGCTTTTAACACCTCGTCTCAACCCTAAAGTTGCGAATTTGAGTCACACCTAAGCGAACTCCTGACTCTCGTTGTATTCAACCTCCCACACCTTATCACTAGACCATTTGTGCCTGTTTGAACAATTTTAGTCGAATAAATTTGTGATAGTTggatatttgaaatttaattgtGAATATTAGGGGCTAATTCGAtggtgatatgttttaatttttatagcTCCAAGATCAGGATTGACCTGGAAGCATTCTATAGACGTTGGGGCAGGTGTGATAGATGCGGACTACAGGGGACCCGTTGGAGTAATACTTTTCAACCATTGTGATGTTgattttgaagttaaaattgGTGACAGAATAGCTCAATTGATCATTGAGAAAATCATCGTGCCAGAAGTTGAGGAGGTTGATGATCTAGACTCGACAGTTAGAGGCTCCGGAGGCTTTGGATCAACTGGAGTTTGAAATCTTTTAACTTGAattcaaatcatatatatttatcagGATGTTGTGCTTGCTTTATGCTTTGCCAATGTTGATCTGTGCTTTATGTTCTCCTACGAGTTTAGGTTTTCTTTTGTCCAATGGGAGGGAAATTTCTTAAGATAAAATGATATTGGCGAAATTTTGTTTAGAAGACACTTTTTAAGTTTTTGATGAATTAGATCCAAATATTTCAGTAAAAAACACTTATTAGGACATGTTTCATTGTATTTAGAGTTTTTACTTTATCAACTAATATTTCTATGAAATGTGACGTTGAATGATCAACAAAATTTCTCCCAACACTAGCAGGATCAATATTGAATTTAGAAAAATTggaatatgataaaagaatgTGATTTGAGCTCATAAGTCATAACTTAAtgatattttgtaaataaagtATGTTAGGAAACAATTTCGtcacttttataaaataatgataagatTTGTGtacgttttattttttttttacttcagtTTTGGATTTTAGTGGACATATTGTTGTTGGTTTCTTACTAATCCAATTTCTCTACACTTCAAATTCTGTACTTTTATAGGTTTTATATACATGGTTACCTCTTTGGTTAATGGTATGATCCTATTAAGTAAATTGTAAATACATAACAGAGAAACAAAGTTCCTCATCTACACGAGTGACTATTATTACTTTGACATTATTTAGAAATCATTAGTCGATAAATGACTTGCCTAATATGGCGGCGGAGCAAAGTTTCCTCAACAATATTGTTCGCTTGATattcaataataaatcattagttCATCTCTATTGAGTTGTAGTGTTTCCTTTAATTCAATTGATTTATATAATACATAATCAACAACATCAAAGTTAAACACCGTATGCTTGTTAAATTTTCGTAGGttgattgaaaatattaaaaaaaaattacagtaTTTTATATAGtcgatttaatttatttgaaattgcaTGATAGTTGTAAGTTTAAAAGGAGGGAGTATGAGACGAAATGTTTTAGTACATAGATGTAAGTTTCGAGACATGAAGCCTAAGTCTCATAGATCTATGGAGCATAATTTCATAATCTTATCACtaataaaattaggaaaattaaaactttaatattttacgaaataaatttaataaataacccatgaaaatagaataagaatattatgatttttatttgaaaaaggtATTAGTAATCtataatgaaaaaaagtattacaattagtatttaaataataataataataaaaataatatgatttaaagcaaaaaaatgaaaatttaaaaataaaaattaaacaaatgcCTTGGACATACTCTTTTACGTCTAGTCTAGTGCTTATACTCGctccatttcaaaaagaatgtcatagtttgacttgaaacggagtttaaaaaaaaaagaaactttttaatcttgtggttataaattaaagttatgtcaaatgtaccaaaatgcccttaaatcttgtggttttaaacatatcacgtggaaagttaaaattacagtgttataaaaaaaaaaagggatccttttttttaaacaaactaaaaaaaaaataaaattattctttttaaaacgaaaagaatatttttaaatttaaagctTACCTCCGAAATTCTAGAACTTTAACGCCCTATAAATTTATATGCCTTCAATTTACGCTCCAAAGCCTTTTCTTAACGGAAATTGCCCCacaaatgtttttgaaaacCCCTCCTAGTTATTGATGTAATGTGAGAAAATCTACTATTGATGCTTGTCTTCTACTTTTAGAAATAGTTGTACTTTAGAAGAATGTTTCATTTTCCTTACTTTTGGGgcacaaaaagaaaattcagtAAAAATAGCGCGTTAAGGTCATTTCGCGTAAATTTACTCAACTCCATGCCCTAATTTAGTCGCCCCAATATCCACCTCCTTAAGCTTTCCctcctctctttctctctctagaatgCCCTTTACCTTTTTACAGTCaatatgagagagagagagtgtatGAAGACTAACAGTAGTAGCAGTTGATTAGTATATACTGAAAGGAAAAAGTAAAGGTAtgatatagagagagaaacaatGAAACACATTTTCAAGAAGCTTCATCATTCAAATCGATCGAACGATGCTCAATCTACTTCATCAATATCATCGTCATCTTCACCTGCATCATCGTTGTCTTCGGCGTCATGTACTACTGATCATCGGAATTCCAATTCGGTTTCTCAATCACCGTTGAGTCCTTCCACGATTTCAACTGCGTCAACGACGACCACTCCTGCTGCTCCAGTGGGggctggtggtggtggtggaggagGGAATTTATCTACGATCAACAGACAGCAGGACTATTATACTTCGGAGGAAGAGTATCAAGTGCAACTTGCCCTAGCTTTGAGTGTGTCATCCTCCCAGTCTCAAGATCCTTTTCCCTCTGATGTTAATTCAAGCAATGGTCATGGTGTAGGGCGAACCGCTGTTGACTTGGCACGTGATAGAGAGGATGCCGCTGCGGACTTGCTATCGAGGCAGTATTGggtaaatcttgaaaaaattcTTGAATTGTTGTTGAATTTGCTTCCATTAATTTTCACATTGTTAATTAAGCTGATGGTCTTATTAAACTTGCTATTTGTGATTAGTTCAAATTCAAGTGAGAATATCTCCTTATCTGCTGTTATGACCTTTTGGTATTGTCACGCTAGTGTAGCACTTTGAGTTGTAAACTTGGCAAACAATGTAACTGGTAAAAGGTTAGATTCAGTAACTGAAGTGAAGGGTTAgcctttttcttgattttttagaaaatatattgttaaacaacaacaatatacccCGTGAAATCCTACAAGTGGGGTTATGGGACAGGGTAGAGTGTACGTAAAGGTACAAAGGTTGTTTACGATAAACCGTCAGTCAAGGTTTAGAAcactaagaaaaagaaataagtgAGTTAGACATGGAAGACCAAGATGCGGAGTTGTAGTTTAGATTACGTGTTTCAAGCAAAATGTTAAACTTGGGGTGCTGATCTATCCAAAACTCAAGCATTGCAGCACCTTACCATctattatataaattacattGATTTGTTGTATTTCTGTATTTTTCAAATAGAAGCCTGACAAAGGAATTGTTTAGCGAGGATATTAAGGTATGCCACATATTTCGTCTTTTTTTCTTGTGACAGGGATGCAGAGATTTTGCAAAGTTGCAAGCACATTTTCTCTATTCAGCTTCTTATGTTTCTTAGCTGGTTCGAGTTTAAACATTCCGTATAATGGATATTTAAGTATCATAGGTGATAAGACTATGACTGCCTAACATCTCTGACATgctatttttaatttgaaaggCACATGCATTTTTTTGGTTCAATAGGATTTGTCTTGTTATATCTGTCGTTTGTTTCATCGTAAAGATTTGAATAGGTTCCTTTCCTAACAATACTTTATCGATTCGGTTATTCCCTTTTGGGCCTCCCCTCTAAAAGCTTAataatttctattatatagCTAATTCCTGGAATATGTTTTCTATTGAAGATGATTGTCAGTTTGGTTCTCATAATTTGGTTTCCAATCTTTTGTCTCACTTATTTCAGGATTATGGTGTGATGGATTATGAGGAGAAAGTTGTTGATGGCTTCTATGATGTATATAATCTCTTTACAGATCCAGCAAGTCGTGGGAAAATGCCATCTCTTTCTGAACTTGAAACAAATCCTGGGACTTCTAACTTTGAAGGCGTGATAATTAATCAGAGAATTGACCCCTCCTTGGAAGAGTTGATGCAGATTGCACACTGTATTACATTGGACTGCCCTGCCAGTGAGATTAGTCTGTTAGTACTGAGGCTTTCTGAACTTGTAACTGGGCATTTAGGTGGCCCAGTAAAGGATGCAAATATCATATTGGCCAAATGGATGGAAATTAGCACTGAGTTGAGGACATCACTTCACACCAGTGTGTTGCCAATCGGATCCCTAAAAATTGGGCTTTCACGTCACCGTGCACTGCTTTTTAAGGTGATTATCATAATAAAATGTTGTGCCTGTTTCTTTCATTGGGACAGAGGGATTTAATAACTTGCCATCCATAATAACAAGCATTGGATAGAGGCGATGTTACTTGGCTTTCCGTTGATTAGATATACTTAATTGATGTTTGAACAGTGCTTATTACGCTTGGAAATAGGTGTTGAGGATCTTTTGCGTAAAATTTTACAATTTCTTCAACAGTTTAGGACTttttaataatgacaataaaccATTTACTTAACTGTTATCCATGATAAACCTCTATCAAGGAAAACTTTCAATGTAGAAAGTTATAGTTacaatttaaaatgatttttctgcCTAAATCTGTTTGCTTCATCTCATaggtaatatatataataaggcTATGCTCTTTATGTTTAGTCTTGCAATATTTCATCTATTACTTTAAAGTTTTAGATTAGATGCGTGTTCTCTTTCACAACTTTCAATACATTTAGCAGAGAACTTGGGAAGTACCTCTCATCTTCAAGAATCTTTAGATGTTCTGTAATCTACCTAGAGCTGGGCCAATTTAATCTGCATCATTAATTTACAAAGCTTTTGTTACCTTGCACCATTACAATTCAACTCGAACTATGCAGAGTCTTCTTCTGTACTTGTGACCTCATTCAACTGGACCTCTTAAACTTTGTAAAGGTATCTTTGAGAGGGTTGAAtgtaattcttttattttaaccaCATATAAGTATCGCTTAGTGGGAATTTTTCTATTGAAGTTTGGCAACGTTATGCTCTTATGGCATTTAAGTGACTAGTGTCTTGTCTAATAAGATTTGTATCATCTTCATCGCTGTTGTTTTTACTTGAGGCAGGTACTAGCTGACCATGTTGGAATACCCTGTAGACTTGTTAAAGGGAGTCACTACACTGGTGTTGAAGATGATGCTGTCAACATTGTGAAGTTACCGAATGATAGGTGAATTATGAAGTTCAATAGCTTTTCTCAAATCTAACTATAGTCATCAATCCAATTCCATGAAACACATGATCTTTCTTCATTTGTCACTTCAAACTGTATCTCTTATTTGTTGCGGCAAATGCATTATTGTGCAGATGTGCATGTATTGCGACATttgtattttattgatttttgttgtGTAGCTCTCTACATTTTCAACCTCTAAATCAATTCTTTGCCTTCAGCGAGTTTTTGGTTGATCTCATGGGAGCACCAGGCACACTCATACCGGCTGATGTTCTGAGTGCAAAGGATGCTTCTTTTAACAGTCCGAAATTGAACAAGATTCCAAGTTTGCCGTCCAATAGTCATTCTGGAGTTTCCTACCCGAGACGGAACTTGTTATCTGGTCAAAATTCTGTGTTAGGAGATGATTTCTCCGGTAGATCTAAGCCCGAGAAGATAGAATCAGTTCATTCAATCTCTGATGCAGGTGGTAGCTCCACTGCTGGTTCTTCAGGAATCAACAAAAGACCATCTTCTAATCAGGTTGATTGGACTTCACCGTTAGCAATTGGAACTTCTTTGTACAAAGGAGGCCGTGGACCCAATGCCGCTGGTGATGGCTTGAGGTTGAATGTAAATGTTGTTCCTTATGATCAGAATAACCCTGAGGATCCAAAAAATCTTTTTGCTGATCTTAATCCGTTTCAAATAAAAGGCTCTGGCAACACATTACTGCAGAAAAATCCTGCTAGAAACAAAGTCAGTGAGTTGCAACAGCCAATAAATACTTTGATCCCCGGACGGCCTCCTGCCCCTATGATGTGGAAAAATCGATATGCACCCAATGAGGTGCCCCGGAAAAACGAATCTGATTCTGAGGGACTTTTTCCAAAGAAGAACGGTGGATCTAGTGGgtataatatatcatcaatcgCATCTACCAGCTCAAATATACCGCAGAAGTCTTCTACTGATACCTCCAGGTTACATGGAAATTCACGGCCTGCCTATAGAGGAAATGATGAGGTTGCTTCCACTAGGAATAACAGTTCCATATTATCAGCTGAGCTTGAATTTAGAAGGTTGTCTGTTCAGAACAGTCAAAACAATAATAGAGAAACAAGTCAATGGGAGGGGCACAGTTTGCAGAGTGACGACTTAAATAGGACACAAGCATATGGAGATGATATTATTGTGGAAAGTGATCACACAAGAAATTTGCAAGCTCAGTCAATAGGAACCAATATTAAATTGAAGGAGCCAGAAAATCCAACTTCTTCAGGGAATCTAGGTCCAAGTCAGGTTGATCCTGTGTTTGATGATGTTGGTGATTGTGAGATTCCATGGGAAGATCTTGTCATTGGCGAGAGGATTGGTCTTGGTAAGCCTTTATTAATCTTGATTGAAATATCTTGCGATGACAATGGTGCAAATGCATTTAaacctcatattttttttatatttgtacaaCACTTTATCTCAACCCGAAGTTTCATTAAGATATATACTTACTTGGGTTTGGGTGGGGccagtaaaaatatttatttatctccAATCATTTCCATCCATTGGATGGGGAAATGAATAGTAAATGTGAgattttctaatattttctaCCTAGTGCTTGTCATGAGG is part of the Solanum lycopersicum chromosome 1, SLM_r2.1 genome and harbors:
- the LOC101256925 gene encoding deoxyuridine 5'-triphosphate nucleotidohydrolase-like, which gives rise to MAANGIASSALFFRVKKLSDNAVLPSRGSPLSAGYDLSSATEMKVPARGKALVPTDLSIAVPEGTYARIAPRSGLTWKHSIDVGAGVIDADYRGPVGVILFNHCDVDFEVKIGDRIAQLIIEKIIVPEVEEVDDLDSTVRGSGGFGSTGV
- the TCTR2 gene encoding CTR1-like protein kinase; the encoded protein is MKHIFKKLHHSNRSNDAQSTSSISSSSSPASSLSSASCTTDHRNSNSVSQSPLSPSTISTASTTTTPAAPVGAGGGGGGGNLSTINRQQDYYTSEEEYQVQLALALSVSSSQSQDPFPSDVNSSNGHGVGRTAVDLARDREDAAADLLSRQYWDYGVMDYEEKVVDGFYDVYNLFTDPASRGKMPSLSELETNPGTSNFEGVIINQRIDPSLEELMQIAHCITLDCPASEISLLVLRLSELVTGHLGGPVKDANIILAKWMEISTELRTSLHTSVLPIGSLKIGLSRHRALLFKVLADHVGIPCRLVKGSHYTGVEDDAVNIVKLPNDSEFLVDLMGAPGTLIPADVLSAKDASFNSPKLNKIPSLPSNSHSGVSYPRRNLLSGQNSVLGDDFSGRSKPEKIESVHSISDAGGSSTAGSSGINKRPSSNQVDWTSPLAIGTSLYKGGRGPNAAGDGLRLNVNVVPYDQNNPEDPKNLFADLNPFQIKGSGNTLLQKNPARNKVSELQQPINTLIPGRPPAPMMWKNRYAPNEVPRKNESDSEGLFPKKNGGSSGYNISSIASTSSNIPQKSSTDTSRLHGNSRPAYRGNDEVASTRNNSSILSAELEFRRLSVQNSQNNNRETSQWEGHSLQSDDLNRTQAYGDDIIVESDHTRNLQAQSIGTNIKLKEPENPTSSGNLGPSQVDPVFDDVGDCEIPWEDLVIGERIGLGSYGEVYHADWNGTEVAVKKFLDQDFSGAALAEFKREVRIMRRLRHPNVVRFMGAITRPPHLSIITEFLPRGSLYRIIHRPHFQIDERQRIKMALDVAKGMDCLHTSNPTIVHRDLKSPNLLVDTDWNVKVCDFGLSRLKHNTFLSSKSTAGTPEWMAPEVLRNEPSNEKCDIYSFGVILWELATLRLPWSGMNPMQVVGAVGFQNKRLEIPKELDPIVARIIWECWQTDPNLRPSFAQLTVALTPLQRLVIPAYVDQLNSRLPQEISVNSTP